Proteins found in one Hippopotamus amphibius kiboko isolate mHipAmp2 chromosome 12, mHipAmp2.hap2, whole genome shotgun sequence genomic segment:
- the TBC1D20 gene encoding TBC1 domain family member 20 isoform X1, translating into MAVRSAQGDGPTSSRWDGGAEKADFNGKRKKKVAEIYQALSSDPADVAALRRMAISEGGLLTDEIRRKVWPKLLNVNTNDPPPISGKNLRQMSKDYQQVLLDVRRSLRRFPPGMPEEQREGLQEELIDIILLILERNPQLHYYQGYHDIVVTFLLVVGEKLATSLVEKLSTHHLRDFMDPTMDNTKHILNYLMPIIDQVNPELHDFMQSAEVGTIFALSWLITWFGHVLCDFRHVVRLYDFFLACHPLMPIYFAAVIVLYREQEVLDCDCDMASVHHLLSQIPQDLPYETLISRAGDLFVQFPPSELAREAAAQQQAEKTAASTFKDFELASAQQRPDMVLRQRFRGLLRPEERTKDVLTKPRTNRFVKLAVMGLTVALGAAALAVVKSALEWAPKFQLQLFP; encoded by the exons ACTTTAatggcaaaaggaaaaagaaagtggcAGAGATCTACCAGGCTCTGAGCAGTGATCCTGCTGATGTGGCTGCCCTTAGACGCATGGCTATCAGTGAAGGAGGGCTCCTGACTGATGAGATCAGGCGGAAAGTGTGGCCCAAGCTCCTGAATGTCAACACCAATGATCCGCCTCCTATATCAG GGAAAAACCTACGACAGATGAGCAAGGACTACCAGCAAGTGCTCCTGGATGTCAGACGGTCTTTACGGCGGTTCCCTCCTG gCATGccagaagaacagagagaagggCTCCAGGAAGAACTGATCGACATCATCCTCCTCATCTTGGAGCGCAACCCTCAGCTGCACTACTACCAGGGCTACCACGACATCGTGGTCACATTTTTGCTGGTGGTGGGTGAGAAGCTGGCAACATCCCTGGTAGAAAAATTGTCTACCCATCACCTCAG GGATTTCATGGATCCAACAATGGACAACACCAAGCATATATTAAACTATCTGATGCCCATCATTGACCAGGTGAATCCAGAACTCCATGACTTCATGCAGAG TGCCGAGGTGGGGACCATCTTTGCGCTCAGCTGGCTCATCACCTGGTTTGGGCACGtcctgtgtgacttcaggcacgTCGTGCGGTTATACGACTTCTTCCTGGCCTGCCACCCGCTCATGCCCATTTACTTTGCAGCTGTG ATCGTGTTGTATCGAGAGCAGGAAGTCCTGGATTGTGACTGCGACATGGCCTCGGTCCACCACCTGTTGTCCCAGATCCCTCAGGACCTGCCCTATGAGACACTGATCAGTAGAGCAGGAGACCTCTTTGTTCAGTTTCCCCCATCCGAACTTGCTCGGGAGGCAGCTGCCCAACAGCAAGCCGAGAA AACAGCAGCCTCTACCTTCAAAGACTTTGAGCTGGCATCAGCCCAGCAGAGGCCTGACATGGTACTGCGGCAGCGGTTTCGGGGACTTCTGCGGCCTGAGGAGCGAACAAAAGATGTCCTGACCAAACCAAGGACCAACCGTTTTGTGAAGCTGGCGGTAATGGGGCTGACGGTGGCGCTTGGAGCGGCTGCTCTGGCTGTGGTGAAAAGTGCCCTGGAGTGGGCCCCAAAGTTTCAGCTGCAGCTGTTTCCCTAA
- the TBC1D20 gene encoding TBC1 domain family member 20 isoform X2, producing the protein MAISEGGLLTDEIRRKVWPKLLNVNTNDPPPISGKNLRQMSKDYQQVLLDVRRSLRRFPPGMPEEQREGLQEELIDIILLILERNPQLHYYQGYHDIVVTFLLVVGEKLATSLVEKLSTHHLRDFMDPTMDNTKHILNYLMPIIDQVNPELHDFMQSAEVGTIFALSWLITWFGHVLCDFRHVVRLYDFFLACHPLMPIYFAAVIVLYREQEVLDCDCDMASVHHLLSQIPQDLPYETLISRAGDLFVQFPPSELAREAAAQQQAEKTAASTFKDFELASAQQRPDMVLRQRFRGLLRPEERTKDVLTKPRTNRFVKLAVMGLTVALGAAALAVVKSALEWAPKFQLQLFP; encoded by the exons ATGGCTATCAGTGAAGGAGGGCTCCTGACTGATGAGATCAGGCGGAAAGTGTGGCCCAAGCTCCTGAATGTCAACACCAATGATCCGCCTCCTATATCAG GGAAAAACCTACGACAGATGAGCAAGGACTACCAGCAAGTGCTCCTGGATGTCAGACGGTCTTTACGGCGGTTCCCTCCTG gCATGccagaagaacagagagaagggCTCCAGGAAGAACTGATCGACATCATCCTCCTCATCTTGGAGCGCAACCCTCAGCTGCACTACTACCAGGGCTACCACGACATCGTGGTCACATTTTTGCTGGTGGTGGGTGAGAAGCTGGCAACATCCCTGGTAGAAAAATTGTCTACCCATCACCTCAG GGATTTCATGGATCCAACAATGGACAACACCAAGCATATATTAAACTATCTGATGCCCATCATTGACCAGGTGAATCCAGAACTCCATGACTTCATGCAGAG TGCCGAGGTGGGGACCATCTTTGCGCTCAGCTGGCTCATCACCTGGTTTGGGCACGtcctgtgtgacttcaggcacgTCGTGCGGTTATACGACTTCTTCCTGGCCTGCCACCCGCTCATGCCCATTTACTTTGCAGCTGTG ATCGTGTTGTATCGAGAGCAGGAAGTCCTGGATTGTGACTGCGACATGGCCTCGGTCCACCACCTGTTGTCCCAGATCCCTCAGGACCTGCCCTATGAGACACTGATCAGTAGAGCAGGAGACCTCTTTGTTCAGTTTCCCCCATCCGAACTTGCTCGGGAGGCAGCTGCCCAACAGCAAGCCGAGAA AACAGCAGCCTCTACCTTCAAAGACTTTGAGCTGGCATCAGCCCAGCAGAGGCCTGACATGGTACTGCGGCAGCGGTTTCGGGGACTTCTGCGGCCTGAGGAGCGAACAAAAGATGTCCTGACCAAACCAAGGACCAACCGTTTTGTGAAGCTGGCGGTAATGGGGCTGACGGTGGCGCTTGGAGCGGCTGCTCTGGCTGTGGTGAAAAGTGCCCTGGAGTGGGCCCCAAAGTTTCAGCTGCAGCTGTTTCCCTAA